Part of the Mycolicibacterium thermoresistibile genome, GCGGAATCGGATCAGCCAGAGGATCGCACGGTTCACGTGGATCGGGACGCCATTCTGTCCAAGGCTGTGGGAGCGACTCCGACCGCGGGGGGAGCCGGGCGCGACGACGCCAAGGCGCCGCCGATGCCCGTCGCACCGCCCCAGACCCAGTCCGTGCCGGCACCCGCACCGGGGCAGAGCGAGATCACCACGCAGATCCCGGTCACCGACCCCGGCGCCGCACCGCCGCCGCCGGCGAATCCGTTGTTGCGCACTCCCCAGGCGGCGGCGAACACCGCCGGCGCCCAGCAGGAGCAGCAGCGCCCGGCCGTCGTCCAGCGGCAGCGCCCGGCCGCCGCACCGGCCCCCGCGCCGTCGCACCACTTCGCCGACGCCCAGCCGGAGATGAACCCCACCTGGCAACCGGGGCAGCCGATGGGCACCCAGCCGATGGCCAGTCAGCCGACGGCACCGAACGCCGCGGCGATCGGGGACCACCGTGCGATCGACGCGCTGTCGCATGTGGGTGTCAAATCCGCGGTCAAGATGCCGTCGCAGCGGGGCTGGCGCCATGTGCTCTATCTGCTCACCCGGATCAATCTGGGGTTGTCGCCGGACGAGCTGTACGAGCTGGATCTGCACAACCGGATCCGGCGTAACGCCCGGGACTCGTATCAGATCGGGATCTTCGGTCTGAAGGGCGGCGTCGGTAAGACGGCGATCACCATCGCGTTGGGTTCGGCGCTCAGTTCGATTCGCGGCGACCGGATCCTGGCGATCGACGCCGATCCGGACGGCGGCAATCTGGCCGATCGTTCCGGCCGGCAGTCCGCGGCGACGATCTCGGATCTGCTCGCCGACAAGGAGTTGTCGCGCTACAACGACATCCGCGCGTACACCAGCATGAACGCCGCCAACCTGGAGGTGTTGTCGTCCGAGGAGTACAGCTCGGCGCGCCGCGACTTCAACGATGAGGACTGGAAGAACGCCACCGACATCGTGTCGCGGTACTACAACCTGGTGCTCGCCGACTGCGGGACGGGCCTGTTCCACCCGGCCACCCGCGGGGTGTTGTCCACCGTGTCGGGCATGGTGATCGTGGCCAGCGCGTCGATCGACGGTGCCCGGCAGGCCGCGGTCACCATGGACTGGTTGCGGCAGAACGGCTATCAGGATCTGCTGAGCCGGGCGTGTGTCGTGATCAACCACGTGGTGCCGGGTAAGCCGAACATCGACGTGGAGGATCTGGTGCAGCAGTTCGAGCGCCACGTCTCGCCCGGACGTGTCATCGTGCTGCCATGGGACAAGCACGTCGCCGCGGGCACCGAGATCAAATTCGAGCTGTTGGGCAAGAAGTTCCAGCGGCGGATCGTCGAGCTCGCCGCGGCCTTGTCTGACGACTTCGACCGCCTCGAACGACGTTGACCGCCACCGCATCAGCCTCCGCACCCGGGGCCGCGGCAACCGCCTCCGGCACCGGCGCCACTCCGGCGCGTCCGGCGACCACGCGGGTCACCATCCTGACCGGTCGGCGGATGACCGACTTGGTGTTGCCGGCGGCGGCGCCGATCGAGAGCTA contains:
- a CDS encoding MinD/ParA family ATP-binding protein, producing the protein MSADYDRLFQSAESDQPEDRTVHVDRDAILSKAVGATPTAGGAGRDDAKAPPMPVAPPQTQSVPAPAPGQSEITTQIPVTDPGAAPPPPANPLLRTPQAAANTAGAQQEQQRPAVVQRQRPAAAPAPAPSHHFADAQPEMNPTWQPGQPMGTQPMASQPTAPNAAAIGDHRAIDALSHVGVKSAVKMPSQRGWRHVLYLLTRINLGLSPDELYELDLHNRIRRNARDSYQIGIFGLKGGVGKTAITIALGSALSSIRGDRILAIDADPDGGNLADRSGRQSAATISDLLADKELSRYNDIRAYTSMNAANLEVLSSEEYSSARRDFNDEDWKNATDIVSRYYNLVLADCGTGLFHPATRGVLSTVSGMVIVASASIDGARQAAVTMDWLRQNGYQDLLSRACVVINHVVPGKPNIDVEDLVQQFERHVSPGRVIVLPWDKHVAAGTEIKFELLGKKFQRRIVELAAALSDDFDRLERR